The DNA region GGCCTCGACTTGCGTGAACAGCCAGCCGGTCTCCTTGCCGCGCAGGAACTCGACGGCCCCGCCCGCGAGGGACAGCGACGGGTCGGGCACCAGCGACTCCTCGCGGATCGTCGGCAGGCTGCCCAGACCCTGGCAGACGCGGCACGAACCGGCGGGCGAGTTGAAGGAGAACAGTCGGGGTTCGAGCGCCGGGAAGCCGCGCCCGCAGCCGGGGCAGGCGGCTTCGCGGGAGAAGAGCGTCTGGCGGTCCCCCTCCCGCACGAGCACCGAGCCGCCGGACAGCGCCACCGCGGCCGTGAGCGCCTCGTTCAGCCGCGCCTCGACGCCGGGCCGCACGACCAGGCCGTCGATCACCGCCGCGATGTCGTGGCGGGCGCCCGCCGCGAGTTCGACCCCCTCGTCCAGGTCGCGCATCTCGCCGTCGATCAGCGCGCGCACGTAGCCGCGCCGCTGCAGGTCCCGCAGCAGGGTGCGGTGCGCGCCCTTGCGCCCGCTCACCACCGGCGCCAGCAGCCACAGGCGGGTGCCCTCGGGCCGCGACGCGATCGCCTCGCGGATCTCCGCCAGCGGGCGCGCGGCCGCCGGCACGCCGCACGCCGGGCAGTGGGCCGTGCCGCAGCGCGCGTAGAGCAGGCGCAGGTAGCTGGCGATCTCGGTCACGGTGCCGACCGTCGAGCGCGGGTTGGCGCCGAGCCCCTTCTGGTCGATGGCCAGCGCCGGGGACAGTCCCTCGATGCGGTCGACGTCGGGCTTGGGCAGCTGGTCGAGGAACTGGTGGGCGAAGCTCGAGAGGCTCTCGATGTAGCGCCGCTGGCCCTCGGCGTAGAGCGTGTCGAAGGCCAGCGACGACTTGCCGGACCCGCTCGGGCCGGTCACCACCACCAGGCGGTGTCGCGGCAGCGTCAGGTCCAGGTTCTTCAGGTTGTGGACGCGTGCGCCCTTGATCGTGATGACGTCGCCGGCCACGATTCCTCCGTCGCTCGGACGTTCAGCGCACGACCGCGGCGGGGGCGCCCGCGCCGCGCGGCAGGGCCTCCCAGGCGGCGCGTTCGTCCGCGGTCAGGCCCGCGGCGTCGTCGATCACTTCGGCCTTCAGGAGGCGCCGGGCCTGCAGCGGGTTGTCGGAGCGGTCGCGCGGCGACGCCACGATCGCGTCGACCACGTCGAGGCCCGTCACGACCTTGCCGAAGGCGGTGTACTTGTTGTCCAGGTGGGCCACGTCGGCCACGCAGATGAAGAACTGGCTGCCGGCCGAGTTGGGGTCGGCCGCGCGGGCCATCGACAGCACGCCCCGCTCGTGGCGGACGGCGTTGAACTCCGCGTTCAGCAGCGCCTGGTCGCCCGCCAGGGCGTAGCCCTTGGCCGCGATCGCGGTGCGGGCGCGCTCGAGCAGCGCCAGCTCGTCGGCGTCGAGCACGTCGCGCCAGCCGGGGCCGCCCTGGCCGTCGTTGGCGCGGTCGGCGTCCTTGGAGTTGGGATCGCCGCCCTGGATCATGAAGCCGGGGATGACGCGGTGGAACGCGGTGCCGTCGTAGAAGCCGGTCCGGCACAGGTGCGTGAAGTTGGCGACGTGGTGCGGCGCCGTCTCCGGGTTCAGGGCCAGCAGGATCGGCCCGGCGTCGGTGCCGAGGCGAACGAAGGGCTGGGCCCCGGCGCCGACGGCGGAGAGCAGGACCAGGACGGCGATCAGGGCGGCGGTCAGGGCGGTGGCGGCGGTCGTGCGCATCGGTCGTCCTTTCCCGGAGGTGGCGCGGCGGTCGGCGGTCGTTCGCCGGACGGCCCCCATGCATAGCACTCCCGGCGTCCCGGGGCAACGGCGCGCTCGCGGCCACCCGCTCGCAGCCACCCGCTCGCGGCCGGCCCGGGGACGGCGAGAGCCGCCCCGGCGGGGGGCGGCTCTGCGCGTGGGGAACGCCGATCCTGCGTTACTGGTTGCGCGACCAGAGGCGCTCCGGCTTGTGCAGGGTCAGGCGGACGGCGTTATTCAGGGCGCGGCCTTCGGCCGTCGTGTTGTCGCCGACGGGCCGGGCGGGGCCGTAGCTCACCACGGCGAGGCGCGCGGCCTCCATGTTCAGGTCGTTGATCAGGTAGCGGACCACCGCGGCGGCGCGGGCCGCCCCCAGCTCCCAGCTCGTGGGCCAGATCTCGCGGTAGTCGCCGGGCACGCCGTTGTCGTCGGTGCCGCCCACGACGTGGATGTCCCAGCCGGGATACTGGTCGCAGGCGTCCTTGATGGCCGCCAGCGTGGGCTTCAGCTTGTCGCCGATGCCGAGGTTCGCGCCCGAGAAGGCCAGCTCCTCGGTCAGGGCCACGCTGACGACTTCCCCGTTCTGCTCGATCAGCACGGCCTTCTCGGCCTCGAGCTGGGCGATCTGCTCGCGCAGGCCGGCCGCCAGCTGGCGGCCCTCGGCGATGGTCGCCTCGCGCGCGGCGATCTCGGTCTGCAGGGACAGGAGGCTGCCGTCGCGCTCCGCGACGAGCTGCTTGTAGTCGCTGCAGGGAGCGCAGCCGAGCAGCGCGGCGCTGGCCGCGACCGCCAGCAGCAGGGCGATCCGCATCGTGGTCCGCATGTCTGGTTCTCTCCTTCGCCGCGGCGCGGTCGGGGGCCGATCCGCGCGTCCGTCGCCGCTGGGTGACGTCGCCGTCCGCCCGGCGGACGCGACTGGTGTCAATCTAATGTGGCGAACCCGCCAGGGGAAGCAGATTTTCGCCGGCGCGGCCGTCCCGCCGGTTCAGTCGTCGGCCGCGGTCCCGGGCGCCTCCCGGAAACGCGCCAGCACCTTGTTGGCGCCGATCACGTCCATCAGGTCGCCGGCTTCCAGCCGGAAGTTGCCGGCGGGCAGCGGTACCTTGGTGTCCACGGTGGGGTCCTTGCCGGGCCGGTGGACCTGGATGAGGTTCAGCCGCTCGCGCGTCAGCAGCTGCAGCTCGGCCAGGGAGCGCCCGTACCAGGACTGCGGCGGCCTGATCCGCGCCAGCGCGTAGCCGTCGGGCAGCTCGACGAAGTTGACGACCGTGTGCCGCAGCAGGCTCTCGGCCACCCAGTGGCCCATCTGGGTCTCGGGCTGGATGACCTCGTCCGCACCCACCTTCTGCAGGACCTTGCGCTGGTCGGTGTTGGTCGCCTTGCAGATCACGTAGGGCACGCCTAGCTCCTTGCAGAGCAGGGTGATCTTGACGCTGGACTCGAAGTTGTCGCCGATGCCGACCACCACGGCGTCCATGCGCCCGACGTCGAACCGCGTCAGGTTCTCGCGGTCGGTCGCGTCGAAGGAGACCGCCATCGAGACGTTGTCCTTCAGCCGCTCCGCCAGATGGTGGTTGCGGTCGACGGCCAGCACGTCCACCCCCTCCTTCTGCAGGGTGGTCGCCACGCTGGAGCCGAACCGCCCCAGACCGAACACGGCCATGCGCCTCATCAGTGCCTCCGCTCCTGCCGCCCGCGGCGGCGGTCAACCGACCTGGATCGTCGCCTCGGGGTAGCGCACGCCGTGTTCGCGCGCGGGGCGGACCAGCCCGTAGGCCACCGCCAGCGGGCCGAGGCGGCCCATCATCATCAACAGCGACACCAGCAGCCGGCCGGGATCGCTCAGCTCCGTGGTCAGGCCCAGCGTGAGCCCGACGGTGCCCATGGCCGAGAGCACCTCGAAGATCGTCTCGACGAAGCCGCTGCCCTCGGTCGCCAGCAGGATGCCGAACGCCAGGGCCACGACGGTCGTGTAGGTCGTGGCGACCATGAAGGCCCGCCGCACCAGGATCGGCCCCAGTTCGCGGTCGAACAGGCGCGCGGCGCTGCCGCCCAGGGCGATGGCCCGCGCGTCGGCCCAGAGGATGGCCACCGTCGTCACCTTGATGCCGCCGGCCGTCGAGCCGGGCGCGGCGCCGATGTACATCAGCACCAGCATCACCAGCACCGTGGCCGGCGAGAGCAGCGTGAGGTCCATGGAGTTGAAGCCGGCCGTGCGGGTCGTCGCCGACTGGAAGAAGGCCAGCCCCAGCTTGGCGTCGAGACCCAAACCTGCGAAGGCGCGGTCCCACTCCAGCAGCGCGATCAGGGCCGTCCCGCCCGCCAGCAGGATCGCGGTCATGAGCAGGACCACCCGCGCCTGCACGTACAGGCGGCAGCGGCGCGAGCGGTCGGCCCGGGCGCGGCCCTTGAACCAGGCCACCACGTTGGCGGTGACCGGGAAGCCGAGTCCCCCGATGATGAGCAGGGCGCTGATGGTGCCGATCACCACGGGATCGCCGGCCTGCGAGATGAGCGAGTCGCTCCAGGTGCTGAACCCCGCGTTGCAGAAGGCCGACACGGCGTGGAACAGCGAGCAGCGCGCCCGGACCAGCGGGTCGGGGATGGTGTCGCCCAGCGCCGCGAAGAGCAGCGCCGCCCCGGTCAGCTCGAGGATCAGCGTGTGGACGGTCACGAAGCGCAGGATGCCGCGGGATTCCTTCAGCATGTCCCCTTCGAACACGTCCCGCATCATGCTGGCCCCGCGCATGCCGATGCCGCGTCCGAACAGCATGGCCAGCGTGGCGGACACCGTCATCACGCCGATGCCGCCGATCTGGATCAGCAGCATGATCATGGTCTGTCCGAAGACGGTGAACCCGGTGCCGGTGTCGCGGACCGACAGGCCGGTCACGCAGACGGCCGAGGCCGAGGTGAACACGGCGTCGACCGGCGTGATCGGGGCGCCGGCCGGCACGCTGAACGGGAGCAGCAGGAGCCCGGCGCCGAGCAGCACGATGGCGGCCAGGCTGAACAGGAACAGCGGTCCCGGCTGCACGCGCCGCGGTCGCCAGCGGAATCCGCTCATCGCGATCCTCCTGCCGCGGGGCGGCCCGGCCGGTCAGGCCGTCGCCGGCCCGTGCACCGCCGTCAGCAGCCGGTCGGGGTCGAAGTAGGTCCTGGCGCAACGCATGATGTCGTCGCGTCCCACGGCGTCGATCTCGCCCACGAGCTCGCTCGTCGGGATGAAGCGCCCGTAGAAGATCTCGTCCTTGGCGGCGCGTCCCATCTGATTGGAACCCCCTTCCAGGGAAAAGATCAACTGGGATTTGATCTGGGCCCGCGTGTCGGCGAGCTCGTCCTCCCCCACGCCGTCGCGCAGGAAGGCGCGGTACTCGCCGCGGACGACCGCCTCGAGGCGGGACAGCTTCGCCGGCGAGCACGAACCCGAGCAGCTCACCAGGCCCAGGTCGCGCCCCATGTCGGTGTAGGTGAAGACCGAGTAGGCCAGCCCCTCGCGCTCGCGCACCGCCTGGAAGATGCGGCTGGACAGCCCGCCGCCCAGGATGTTGCTCAGCATCGCCAGCGGCACGCGGTCGGGGTGGAGGTAGGAGACCGCCTGGTTGCCGATCTCGAAGTAGCACTGCTGGACGGGGCTGTCGATGACCAGGCGGTCGCCGCGGACCTCGGCCCCGTCGAACAGGATGTCGGTCTCCTCGGCGGAGATCTCGGCCGGGGCCCGGCCCCGCGGCGCCGTCGCGCCGGCCGGGGCGAAGCACGCGCACAGCTGGTCGGTCATCGCGGGCGGGACGTTGCCGCCGAGGGCGACGACGAGGTTCGGGCCGGCGAACAGGTCGGCGTGCTCCCGCCGCAGCAGGTCCGCGTCCAGCCCCCGCACCGAGGCGGGCGTGCCCAGGATGGGCCGGCCGCGGGGGTGCCGGCCGTAAAGGCGGGCTGTGAAGGCGTCGTGCAGCAGGTCCTCGGGCGTGTCCAGGACCTCCTGGATCTCCTCGACGACGACGTCCTGCTCCAGGGCGACGAGCGCGGGCTCGAAGGCCGGGCACAGGATCATGTCGGCGAGGGCCTCGGCGGTCGTCGCGAAGTAGTCGGGCAGGACCTTCGCCGTGAAGGCCACGTGGTCCTTGGTCGTGAAGGCGTCGACGGACGCGCCGACGCTGTCGAAGAGGCGGGCGATGTCGAAGGCGCTGCGGCGCCGCGAGCCCTTGAACACCATGTGCTCGAGGAAGTGGGCCAGGCCGCCCAGCCCCGCCGGCTCGTCCTGCGAGCCGCTCCGTAGCCACACGCCCAGCGAGACCGAGTGAGCGGACGCGACCGGGACGGTCAGGATGACCGTCCCGTTCGCGAGCGTCACCCGCTGCGGCGGGGTTTCGTTCTGGTAGGGACCGATGTTCATGCGTCGGCGACCGGTCGCCTACCGGCGCCGCGGTCCGCGATCGCGGTCGCGACCGCCGCCGCCCCCGCGACCGCCCCGGTCGCCGCCGTCGCGGCGCGGCCCGCGGTCGCTCGACTGGTTCGGGTCGACGCCCTCGGGCACCGGCAGCAGTGCCTTGCGGCTGA from bacterium includes:
- a CDS encoding pitrilysin family protein translates to MNIGPYQNETPPQRVTLANGTVILTVPVASAHSVSLGVWLRSGSQDEPAGLGGLAHFLEHMVFKGSRRRSAFDIARLFDSVGASVDAFTTKDHVAFTAKVLPDYFATTAEALADMILCPAFEPALVALEQDVVVEEIQEVLDTPEDLLHDAFTARLYGRHPRGRPILGTPASVRGLDADLLRREHADLFAGPNLVVALGGNVPPAMTDQLCACFAPAGATAPRGRAPAEISAEETDILFDGAEVRGDRLVIDSPVQQCYFEIGNQAVSYLHPDRVPLAMLSNILGGGLSSRIFQAVREREGLAYSVFTYTDMGRDLGLVSCSGSCSPAKLSRLEAVVRGEYRAFLRDGVGEDELADTRAQIKSQLIFSLEGGSNQMGRAAKDEIFYGRFIPTSELVGEIDAVGRDDIMRCARTYFDPDRLLTAVHGPATA
- a CDS encoding potassium transporter TrkG; its protein translation is MSGFRWRPRRVQPGPLFLFSLAAIVLLGAGLLLLPFSVPAGAPITPVDAVFTSASAVCVTGLSVRDTGTGFTVFGQTMIMLLIQIGGIGVMTVSATLAMLFGRGIGMRGASMMRDVFEGDMLKESRGILRFVTVHTLILELTGAALLFAALGDTIPDPLVRARCSLFHAVSAFCNAGFSTWSDSLISQAGDPVVIGTISALLIIGGLGFPVTANVVAWFKGRARADRSRRCRLYVQARVVLLMTAILLAGGTALIALLEWDRAFAGLGLDAKLGLAFFQSATTRTAGFNSMDLTLLSPATVLVMLVLMYIGAAPGSTAGGIKVTTVAILWADARAIALGGSAARLFDRELGPILVRRAFMVATTYTTVVALAFGILLATEGSGFVETIFEVLSAMGTVGLTLGLTTELSDPGRLLVSLLMMMGRLGPLAVAYGLVRPAREHGVRYPEATIQVG
- a CDS encoding OmpA family protein, which produces MRTTMRIALLLAVAASAALLGCAPCSDYKQLVAERDGSLLSLQTEIAAREATIAEGRQLAAGLREQIAQLEAEKAVLIEQNGEVVSVALTEELAFSGANLGIGDKLKPTLAAIKDACDQYPGWDIHVVGGTDDNGVPGDYREIWPTSWELGAARAAAVVRYLINDLNMEAARLAVVSYGPARPVGDNTTAEGRALNNAVRLTLHKPERLWSRNQ
- a CDS encoding excinuclease ABC subunit UvrA, whose product is MAGDVITIKGARVHNLKNLDLTLPRHRLVVVTGPSGSGKSSLAFDTLYAEGQRRYIESLSSFAHQFLDQLPKPDVDRIEGLSPALAIDQKGLGANPRSTVGTVTEIASYLRLLYARCGTAHCPACGVPAAARPLAEIREAIASRPEGTRLWLLAPVVSGRKGAHRTLLRDLQRRGYVRALIDGEMRDLDEGVELAAGARHDIAAVIDGLVVRPGVEARLNEALTAAVALSGGSVLVREGDRQTLFSREAACPGCGRGFPALEPRLFSFNSPAGSCRVCQGLGSLPTIREESLVPDPSLSLAGGAVEFLRGKETGWLFTQVEA
- a CDS encoding peptidylprolyl isomerase, which gives rise to MRTTAATALTAALIAVLVLLSAVGAGAQPFVRLGTDAGPILLALNPETAPHHVANFTHLCRTGFYDGTAFHRVIPGFMIQGGDPNSKDADRANDGQGGPGWRDVLDADELALLERARTAIAAKGYALAGDQALLNAEFNAVRHERGVLSMARAADPNSAGSQFFICVADVAHLDNKYTAFGKVVTGLDVVDAIVASPRDRSDNPLQARRLLKAEVIDDAAGLTADERAAWEALPRGAGAPAAVVR
- a CDS encoding TrkA family potassium uptake protein: MRRMAVFGLGRFGSSVATTLQKEGVDVLAVDRNHHLAERLKDNVSMAVSFDATDRENLTRFDVGRMDAVVVGIGDNFESSVKITLLCKELGVPYVICKATNTDQRKVLQKVGADEVIQPETQMGHWVAESLLRHTVVNFVELPDGYALARIRPPQSWYGRSLAELQLLTRERLNLIQVHRPGKDPTVDTKVPLPAGNFRLEAGDLMDVIGANKVLARFREAPGTAADD